One Archocentrus centrarchus isolate MPI-CPG fArcCen1 chromosome 14, fArcCen1, whole genome shotgun sequence DNA window includes the following coding sequences:
- the LOC115792611 gene encoding protein FAM122A-like codes for MERMEVDQCAGAAGGAGGGALRRSNSAPMITSVSDGMTVFSPVSSARYRRSSVSINPSCPSQLVPLSPFSLTADRLDHKRQEENTEMTLRGTLQRLSPSSLIPVPPVSQWHDHTSVWFPTHDSGVTPNSSPSPTRRFRPAVSATVRWPALTPLKRKGGVESDGPPKKLFVAGVTDPAHRSSYTVSVSQSAADSPPVGGVSPQSRPLSLSPPTSFTPFTSHQHPGH; via the exons ATGGAACGGATGGAAGTGGACCAGTGCGCAGGCGCAGCTGGCGGAGCGGGAGGCGGGGCACTCCGCAGGTCGAACAGCGCCCCCATGATCACAAGTGTCAG tgacGGGATGACGGTCTTCAGTCCCGTGTCCTCGGCTCGGTACAGACGCAGCAGTGTCTCCATCAACCCCAGCTGCCCCTCGCAG ctcgtccctctgtctcctttctCTCTGACCGCAGACAGGCTCGACCACAAGAGGCAG GAGGAGAACACGGAGATGACGCTCAGAGGGACTCTGCAGAGACTCAG TCCTTCCAGTCTGATCCCAGTTCCTCCAGTCAGCCAGTGGCATGACCACACATCAGTG TGGTTTCCAACGCACGACAGCGGTGTCACGCCCAACTCGTCCCCGAGCCCTACCAGGAGGTTCAG ACCTGCGGTCAGCGCCACGGTGAGGTGGCCGGCGTTGACTCCGCTGAAGAGGAAAG GAGGGGTGGAGTCAGACGGACCTCCAAAGAAGCTTTTTGTTGCTGGAGTAACAGACCCCGCCCACCGCAGCAGCTACACAGTCAG TGTCTCGCAGTCAGCAGCAGACTCTCCTCCTGTGGGAGGAGTCAGTCCTCAGTCCcgccccctctctctctctcccccaacCTCCTTCACCCCCTTCACTTCCCACCAACACCCCGGACACTAA